The DNA window TGGGTGTGATGGGTACCGTGATCTCCTTTTTAACTACCAGTCATATCACTCAAACCAAAGAGCAGGAGATGCTCCGGCAAGCCAAGCGGGTCAATGCCACGATCCAGCATACAGACCAAGTGACGGAGCAGATGAAGGATACCTTGATCTTTTTGGACTCTGCTTTTGATGCCCGCATTTGGGTTTTTAACGAACGGGGAGAGATCATTGCCAGCTCCATGCCTGACGAAGTGTTTGTGGGCCGGGAAATGTCCACTTCCATAGTAGAACAGGTTATGCAAGGGCAGGATGTGATTAAAAATCTCAATATAGAAGGCTTGCCTCGGCCGATGATGTCTGTGGTTGTACCCTGGGGGGAAGAAGACCAACTATATGGGGGTATTGTCCTTCATTCCCCCATTGAAGGTATTGAGTCCACCTTTCGCAATTTGCGGGAAACGGTCTTGTGGGCGATGCTGTTTGCCATCTTGGTCACCACGGTCATGGTTTCCTACCTTTCCTGGTCCATCTCCCGCCCGTTGCGACATATTGAGCAGGCAGCCAATGAAATTGCCCTCGGCAACTACAGGAAAAGAGTACAGGAACAATCGGCTGATGAAATAGGCGAACTGGCCAAAAGTTTTAACCACATGGCCGAAAAACTGGAACAGGTAGAGAACGAGCGTCAAGCCCAGGAGCAGAAGCGTGATGAATTTTTGGCCAATATTTCCCACGAATTGCGCACCCCATTAACATCCATGCAAGGCTTTTTGGAAGCATTGCAGGATGGATTGGTTAAGGATGAAGAGTCGAAGCGGCGTTATTATGATGTGATGTACCGGGAAACGATGCACTTAAACCGGCTGGTAGACGACATGATGGATTTAATCAAACTGGAAAAAGGAGATATTAAACTGGAACCTTACCATGTTCAGGTGGGAGAGATTATTGAAAAAGTCGTCTTCCTGCAGGAAGCCAAGGCAGAAGAGCGGCACAACGAGATCCATGTCGATTATCCGGATGATTTACCGGCGTTGTGGGCTGACCCAGTCCGCTTGGAGCAGATCTTTAACAATTTACTTGGCAATGCGATTAAATTTACAGAGAATGGCACCATTCGGATCACCATTAGATCTAATCATCAATCCATCATTGTCTCAATCACCGATACGGGGATTGGTATTCCCTCCCATGACTTGCCCAAAATTTGGGACCGCTTTTTCAAAGTGAATCGCATGCGCTCTAAAAAAGAAGGAGGAACAGGCTTGGGCTTAGCGATAGTCAAAGAACTGGTGGAGCTGCACGGGGGTACGATTGAGGTGCAGAGTGAGGTGGGCAAGGGGACCACCTTTACGGTCACATTTCCCCTTAGACGAGCGAAAGCCTAAATAGGCTACGGTGAGAGAGGGCCCTCCCAGCTCCGGAAAAAATGTTCACATTTTTTTCACATTATGTTCATAAGTGTTCACAATTTGGTTAAAGTGTGGTCATGTTTGCCCTCTATACTAGAGGTTAACAAACCGGAGCTGCCGGTTGTGAAGACAATCCAGTGTATGAAACAAAGGATGGTCAGTTAACTGTCTGATTTAAAACAAGGAGGGCGATTGATATGTTTAAAAAACTGTTGCTCAGTTTAGCTTTAGTCTCCATTTTGCTGGTCGGCTGTGCCGAAGGTGCGGATGACCCGGGTACAGAACAACCAGCTGATGTTCAAGAGCCTGCCGGTGAAGGTGAAAGCAGCAACTAATGAAGCGGCTGCCCTGCCCCTGCAGGGCTTTTTTTTTTCGCTTTTTAGACACAATTTTGACAAACTTTTGGGAATGGAAAATGATTTCCTTCACATTGACAAACATAAGTCAATATTATACGATATAACAGGTATCTTTAGTTGTGAAGGAGTTCACTGGAAGCGATTCACTTTTCGTGCTTAACGAGACAGAGGGGGTTTATGTGTGGCTGGTTCCAACTCCCCGTGGCGAGCCTTATCAGTGGTCAGTTTGATCGGCATCGATCTGGCTGCCTGTACCATTATCGGCTATTGGTTGGGGCGTCAGGCGGACCAGTGGCTGGGTACAGAACCGCTGGGGCTCATCATCGGTGTGTTTGCGGGGCTGGGAGCCGGTATCCTAAGTATTATCCCTGTTGTGAAAAAGTATCTGTGACAATGGAGTTTGTTATGTTTGAAGATATGGTGGGACGCATCAGGCGTCTGACGCGCTTTTTCTTGTTTAGCTTGGCTTTCGTCGTTTTGGGATGGGGATTTTCCGGCTATCCCTCTTTCTTTGCCGGGATGGGCTTGGGATTATGCATTGGGTATATCGGTGCGATTCATCTGACCAAACGCGTCCAGTATTTTGGACAAGCCGCAGCAAAAGGAGAGCCGCTGCCCAACTTGGGAACCATGACCCGGCTGGCTTTGGTTTCACTTGCTGCCGTGATGGTGATGATCTACCCCCACTATTTTGATTACATTGGTCTGGTCATTGGGTTGATGATGCCGACAGTATTCGCCATAGGCGATGCTATATATGATCAACTTAAACAAGAGAAGTAGCAG is part of the Caldalkalibacillus uzonensis genome and encodes:
- a CDS encoding sensor histidine kinase, producing MTKWLGRSLFRRLLISYLITVLLGLGVMGTVISFLTTSHITQTKEQEMLRQAKRVNATIQHTDQVTEQMKDTLIFLDSAFDARIWVFNERGEIIASSMPDEVFVGREMSTSIVEQVMQGQDVIKNLNIEGLPRPMMSVVVPWGEEDQLYGGIVLHSPIEGIESTFRNLRETVLWAMLFAILVTTVMVSYLSWSISRPLRHIEQAANEIALGNYRKRVQEQSADEIGELAKSFNHMAEKLEQVENERQAQEQKRDEFLANISHELRTPLTSMQGFLEALQDGLVKDEESKRRYYDVMYRETMHLNRLVDDMMDLIKLEKGDIKLEPYHVQVGEIIEKVVFLQEAKAEERHNEIHVDYPDDLPALWADPVRLEQIFNNLLGNAIKFTENGTIRITIRSNHQSIIVSITDTGIGIPSHDLPKIWDRFFKVNRMRSKKEGGTGLGLAIVKELVELHGGTIEVQSEVGKGTTFTVTFPLRRAKA
- a CDS encoding AtpZ/AtpI family protein gives rise to the protein MAGSNSPWRALSVVSLIGIDLAACTIIGYWLGRQADQWLGTEPLGLIIGVFAGLGAGILSIIPVVKKYL
- a CDS encoding ATP synthase subunit I; this encodes MEFVMFEDMVGRIRRLTRFFLFSLAFVVLGWGFSGYPSFFAGMGLGLCIGYIGAIHLTKRVQYFGQAAAKGEPLPNLGTMTRLALVSLAAVMVMIYPHYFDYIGLVIGLMMPTVFAIGDAIYDQLKQEK